In the genome of Brachypodium distachyon strain Bd21 chromosome 3, Brachypodium_distachyon_v3.0, whole genome shotgun sequence, the window ACTGCACCAGTTTCGTTGCAGTATCTTAAATTTTAAGAAATCATACTTGCCCCAAGAATGATCCTGTATTGGTAATTTAGTAATCGTGAGGTCAGGTGTACAGGTTTAGTTGTTGTACTGGTGATTTATTATGCAGGTTAACCTTTTACGTGACTCCAGGATCGAGGGCTTGTTAGAGAACGGTAACTTTTACGGATTGTTCGTTTTGCAGGAATTTTTTCTACGTGTAGCATTAATTTCATGTGGGAATAGAAATGCAACATTTTTAAGGATTATGTTCAAGTTGATCTAATTTCTAAGAGTCCTTTATTAGGTGAGACTTCATGAAATTTTTTTAAGGATTGAAGGCGACGTACCAGGTGAAAACCTCTAGTCGGTGAAAACTTTAAAATTTTCAACTCTATAGATTAGATCTTAAATAATCAAATAGAGGATTATTTGATGAAAACATCAATTTGGTGAGAACTTTGAAACTTTCAACTCTTCCACCTTAAATCTCATCGGTTTATTTGAAATAAAGTTGGAAACTTGGATAGAGTCGAAAGTTTCCAAGTTTTCACTGAATAGAGTTTTTCATCCGAAGCGTTGCCTGAATAGAGTTTTTCATCTGAAGCGTTGCCTTCATATGTATCACGTTCTGATAAAGTAATTCTTTGTTGAACTCATGTCTTAACGAGACATAATACGTCATGTATGGAAAAGATGTATTGTCAATCATCCATGCTGGTGGCAATAAGAAAATGTGCTAGGTTGCGAATGAAATGCGGTACAatgaaattttttttgacaaagtttttttCCCTACCCGATCGCTACGTTGGGCATGCGCACGAGATCTTAATTTTCTGACCTTATCAATTACATAAGTGCTGAGAGACACCCGCTCCTGCGCACACCCTCGGACACGCACATTGCCACATGACCGACCATGCTGAATTGTGTAAAATGGTGCCACTGATTAGTCTCGGTGTTGCTGTGCTGTTCATCCTTCctatttttttcctgtttATTTTGCAATAATTTGACTATAAAAGCTGTccttttgttaaaaaaaatgccaatAGGAATCTTTTACTAGCTTGAACCTTTTGATGGGAGGAATCAGCCGCGATCCAATGGCTCTGATCTGATTCCGAGTAAAGTAtcagagaaaaggaaaacggaaaacagaacaagaaaaaaaaaacgggtGCATCTCCCGCATCGCGCACCAGTCTCCTTTCCCAGATCTCCCCGGCCCGCATCTCGCCCAGCCTCCCGCCGGCGAGGGGCgctcgccgctcgccgccgcgatGTACATGGCGTACGGGTGGCCGCAGTCGATCCCGCTGGACCCGGGCGACTCCGACGGTGGCGTGGTCCTCCTCCGCGtcctcggccgcctcctcctcgccgtctgcCCCGCCTCGCTCCACCTCTGGTCGGCGTCCCAGCACAAGGTCCGCCTCGCCCGCCTCGACCGCTCCCCGGACTCCCTCGCCGCGCACGGCCACAACGCCCGCGCCGTCTGGAGCCCCGACGCTAAGACCATCGCCGTCCTGGTCAGCCCGCTtgcccctccctctctccccaTTTTGCTCTGGCTCGCTCTCCGTGCGAACCGACTCATCGCGTGTGTACTCTGTGCAGACCTCTTCCTTCTACCTCCACATATACAAGGTGCAGCTCTCGGGGAAGCCGCTGATCGTCGGGGGCAAGCAGCTCCCTGGGCTTTGCCTCGCCAGTTTGTCCCTAATAATCGTCGAGAAGGTTCCTCTCGGCAATGACATCTCAATAACGTATGGTATCCGCTGTTCCTTGTCCTCAAAAATGTGATGCAAAATTCCTGCGGGGTGGGGGAGCTAACTTGGAAGTGTGATGTCATCATCTTGCAGGAGCAATTTTGCATGCGACAGCAAAAGCATGCTCCTCGGACTGTCAAATGGCCACTTGCAGGTTGTGTCCTGGAATGCTGAGGTACATGGAAATGCATACTACTTTTGTTTCTCGTAAGTGGCTCATTAGAAGCGAAGTAGCTAAGTCATGTTTGCTTCTCGCTGTGCTATGTTAAGCGTGTGTTGtatgtgttgttgttgcttgccAGTTCTTGGACAGCTTCAAGCTTTGTTGCTCCACATGTTCATCAGAGAAAACCACTGCTGTTGTAGATGCTTTGGTGTTTGATCCACCTAGTTCGAGAGAAAATTCTAATGCAAGGCCTGCTCCCTGCTGCACAGAGGATTCAGCTATCTTCCATGTTGAGTTGTCGGTGAAGCTAAGACTGCTAGTTGCCTTGTACTCAGACTGTCAGATTGCACTATGTACGGTCGGTAAGAAGGGATTAAAGCAAACTAGTGGCATCAGAGTAGAGAGATGGTTGAACACTGGTGATGCAATGTGTACTTCTGTGGCTTCCGATCAGCAGATTCTTGCTGTTGGCTGCAGTAGAGGTGTTGTTGAATTGTATGACCTGGCTGAGAATGCGCGACATATACGCACAGTTTCTTTGTATGATTGGGGGTGAGTGTCTCATATAgctatatgtttttttacaaGCTGTTAGAGATTGTAGTACGTGTTGCATTGAAGTTCAGAGTTCTGAAGACCTAATTTTCTAGCAACTGATTGCAAAGTCGTACTGATTTAGGACACCTGCTCGAATAAAACACTAGAAAAAACAATAAGGTCTTTATCTCCGGGTGTTATAAATTCAGTAAAATTCGGAAGACCTGGCTGTATGGGTTAAGTACTTAACGCGAATATTGTTTTCTTGCGGTTAGGCTtgaacattttgtttttctctgaATGGCCAGTGATTTACTtactccgttcctaaatatatgatgttttaactttgtcctaagtcaaacttcttaaactttTACCATATAGAAAAATTTACCAATATCTACAACCCCATCTTATGTTTAGGAACAGAAGTAGTAACATTTAGTCTGTGGTTCATGACTGATGTGTAATTAGGTCAACTTACCCAGCAATGCTTTTCAGTTATTCTATTGAAGCTGAGATAACTGTTCTTTTTCTTGGGTAAAAATTTGTAGGTATTCAGTGGAAGATACCGGTCCTGTTACTTGTATATCTTGGACGCCTGACAATTGTGCTTTTGCAGTTGGATGGAAATTTAGGGGACTTACTGTTTGGTCTGTATCTGGGTGCCGGTTAATGTGCACAATTCGTCAAGCCGGATCTAATTCTGCTTCATCTCCAATGGTTAAACCTAACGCCCAAAAATTTGAGCCTCTAATGGGCGGGACATCACACATTCAATGGGGTGATTATGGATATAAACTGTTTGCAGTTGAAGAAAGCTTGtcagaaagggttcttgcttTCTCATTTGCCAAATGTTGCCTAAACAGAGGACTTTCAAGCACGACATATACTCGCCAGATTCTTTATGGCGAAGATAGAATCCTATTAGTGCAACCTGATGATACTGATGAACTTAAGATGCTGCACCTTAATGTTCCAGTTAAGTGTTCAGTTTCACAAACTCTTGATATGTTTCTGAGGCAAAAAAGTACTGCAACTATGTTGACTCATGGCTCCATATAATGATTGTCTTTTGTAAGTAGGTCTCCTATAGTTCACAGAACTGGCCTGTTCAGCATGTAGTTGCAAGCGATGATGGTATGTACTTGGCAGTTGCTGGCTCTCATGGCCTAGTGCTGTATGATTTGCGCAATAAAAGGTGGCGGTTTTTTGGGGATGTTACTCAAGAGCAAAAGATTCAATGCAAAGGCTTGTTGTGGCTGGGTAAAGTAGTTATCGTATGCAACTATGTTGAATCATCAAACACGTTAGTCTCACTTccttaccttttttttttctatctgGTTGTCGTCTCAAGTCTGAGATTTTCTAGTTGAACACATGGCAGCTCTCTATCTATAATGTTATATATGCGAACCGAGTTTCATGTTATGAATCTCATGGTGCTTGAAACTGACATAAATACTGGTTGAACTGCATAGTTTGCTAATATATCCAAAATTCCTCAGTAATATTTCTGTTCTTAGGGCTTTGTTACTTATGCAGATACcatgttttttctcttgtgtGTATGACTTGCTATTTTTAGCATTTACCTAATCACGTGCTTGTTACATTTGTCGTAGGTACGAGCTTCTGTTTTTCCCAAGATATCACCTTGACCATAGCTCCTTACTTTATCGAAAACCACTGCTTGGTAGACCCATTGTCATGGATGTCTTTCAGGACTACATTCTTGTTACCTACAGTCCATTTGATGTGCATATCTTCCATGTGATGATCTCGGGAGAACTGTCACCTACCAGTAGTCCAGTTTTACAGGTGAGGTGAAAAGTTTGCTTCCCCAATGCATAATGTGTTGTCAGGTTCTATCTGATAATGTGCATTTGTCTACGATTGAACAGCTCTCAACAGTTAGAGAACTTTCAATCATGAGTCCAAAGGGCCCACCTGTTTCAATGCGATTGATTCCTGAACCAACTGACGAAGGAGAGCTGAAGAGGGATACTGATGGATCTTCTGATTTGTTATCCCAACAACCTTCAAGGTATACTTTAACTGAAATGTTGATTGATCATATTCTCCTTGTTTTTTTACTTAATTAGCCATATATCAGATGTTTGATCTTGCGGGTGAATGGCGAACTTTCTGTGCTGGACATGGACGATGGACATGAACAAGCACTTACGAATTCAGTTGAACTCTTTTGGGTCACTTGTTCTCAAATGGAAGAGAAGGGTAATCTTATCAAAGAGGTTTCATGGCTTGACTATGGCCATCAAGGGATGCAGGTTAGTTATAATTGTATTCTTTTGCATACATTATTTTTTGGGCatatatgtttctttttcaaaatttgcTTTCTATCCTTTTATGCAGAAGCTGCTTTGTTGCAGGTATGGTACCCGTCACATGGAGCAAATCCTTTTAGGCAAGAAGATTTTCTGCAGGTATGAAGCTTAGATCATGCCATGGTTTTGGTATCCTCTTTGAGTTTTCCCACCTACTTGTtgtgaaatatttattttatttattagcAAATCTATTTATGGATGCAGTAATATTTTCATATCCTGATCTTCTTCCTGAAAGTTTTATTAAAAACTGGTAATATTATAAATTGGAACTGAGCACATCTGATTTGATTCTGTAGTTGGATCCggagcttgagtttgatcgtGAGGTGTATCCTCTTGGTCTTCTTCCAAATGTTGGTGTGGTTGTTGGTGTTTCTCAGCGAATGTCCTTTTCAACCGCAGAGTTCCCATGCTTTGAGCCTTCTCCTCAAGCACAAACAATATTGCATTGTTTGCTACGGCATCTCCTTCAGGTAACAGCAAGCCCAAGCAAGTCTTTAGTATATGCTCTCTATTTCATTCTAGTTGACACTTATGTAGACAAAGGCAATCTTTAGAAACTCTTGCACTAATCTGATGAGAACAGAAAAAATGCGAGATTTTCTCATTAGTCAAGGTTTTTTTAGGCTCCTAGCAGTGCATCCACAGTGAGATCGTACCTTCAGATTAGTGTTGGTACACAGCCAATTAAAAAAATAGGACGTGTGCTTCAAGTTTGACGAATATTGTGTAAGCATTGCTACACGCATCCAAAGTGAGGTGACttcattttgttgttttactGACATAATTTGCTAAGTTGACCTATGAAAATGTGCCTGTTAATTCATCGATGTCTCTGGTAGTCCTTGTCTTTTGCAACTCATTTTATAATTTTCTAGGGCCCGCCGCTGAACCCAGAATAACAAAGGTATGACAGGGAATCGGTCATACTTGTTCTTTTCTCTCGTTTAGTCACTCCATATGACAAAAACTTTGTTAAAGTCTAACATGTTTGTAACCAATGTGCCATCCCTTGGAACATTTGGAGAAATATTCAATACATTAGGCATAATGCTGTGTTAATTTCTTTTTGACTGTTGTATTGTGATATTTGGTCTTGCTGTATTGCACagcaggattttttttaaaatacatATTTAACTTAACCATTGAGAAAAGATGCTCTCGCCTAGAGTAAACTAGGTTCGATGTCTTGGCAAGATGAATTTTGTGGCTTTTTACAATGAAAGTTATGTTTACAACATGCTTTTATTGGGGTACTTGCATCAATTTTTGTAATTTGGGTCTGGTGCAGCTATGCATAATATGCCAATTGCCAAGTTTGTAAATCATTTTCTTGTGCCTCTAAATTTACTGTTTAATTATATTGTTGTGAAACAGAGAGACAAACATGAAGAAGCTTTACGTTTGGCAAACTTGTCAGCAGAGAAACCTCACTTTTCTCACTGTTTAGAGTGGCTTCTGTTTACGGTATTTGATGCAGATATATCTAGGTATTTTGATTCTGACTTTCACTATCTTTGTACAGTTGTACTACATATTTGCAGTATGTGGCTAAAACAAAGATGGACACATGTCATGGTTCCTTGTGTAAAATTTTTAAAGCGCTTTCATCTGGATCACTATCTTTAGAGTGTCACTTTTTTGACCAAGTTGCTAGCTCTTATTCCATAGTTGCTGAAATAATGTATTGCCTAACTTTTTCTGATATGGCCACTTTACTAATTGCAGGCCAAGTACTTCAAAAAACCAAATTTCACCAAAAAGTGAATCTCCAAAGAGATCCCTTCTAGAGAAGACATGTGACCTACTTCGGAATTTTTCTGAATATATGGATGTTGTAGTCAGTGTTGCTAGGAAAACTGATGGTCGACACTGGGCAGATCTTTTCTCTGCAGCTGGGCGATCCACAGAGTAAGTTTGCAGCCTTTTTGTTTGAATTATGCATCCCTTGTAGTTTCAATGGCTAGATTTTTGTGCTCCTGTAATTATGTAGGTGTGCAACTCTTGCTCTTAGCAATTGCCATACATCAACTTGAATTTTGCACCCTTGCATGGAACTGTTGTCTGTTGGTGTCCATCCACAAGAACCATAACTGTATAATGAGGTGGCAAAATTCATTGTTGATTCTGTTGACTTGCTAACCAAAGCTACCATAGACTACTGTCTAGTGAGGTGGCAAAGCTATCATTCTTAATTGTATAGGAACCGCTCAGGGATTTGAGCGAACTGGCCACTTTCTTAGTTTTTGGAAGTTATAGATGTCATCTGATTTGTCTCAGCAGTCATTTTATCATTGTATTGATTCCTCATTGATGGATATAAATACTCGTAGAAAAACGACGATTACCAATCCAGTACTCACCTTTGGTCTCTTGAAAGTGCACACAATCGAAATAAATGAAGCATTTTATTAACATTTGACATAAGTATAATTGTTGTCTTAATGTGAGTATCTTTCACGGTAGGATGTTTGAGGAATGCTTCCAACGGAGATGGTACAGGACTGCTGCTTGCTACATACTGGTAAACCCTTTGGGCATATATTAAATTATGTCCAGTGAATGATAGTTCTGCAAGAATTAATGCTTAAAATGTTTTGTGATTACAGGTCATTGCTAAGCTTGAAGGCCCTGCTGTCAGTCAGTACTGTGCACTCCGTTTGCTTCAAGTAATTCTTTTGCATTAATCATAAGGTGGTTTTGATCTGTGTGGTTAGCTGTCTCATATGTTCAAGCTCTCACTTCCGAGTGTTTATTACTTTCCAGGCTACACTTGATGAATCTCTGTATGAGCTTGCTGGGGAGTTGGTATGCTTCTTGTGCTATATCTTGTCTTATTTCCTGTAATTATATTCTGCGGATGGATAATGGAATGCCCTTAATATTCTTAGGTCCGCTTCTTGCTAAGGTCTGGCAGAGACTTTGAAAATGCCAATGCAGACTCTGAAAAGCTCTCTCCAAGGTTTATGGGTTATTTTCTATTCCGTTCGCCATATAAGAGACAGTCTTCTGATTTGAAAAGGTACAATTTGTAGTTAACTTGAAAGGTTATGGTGTTGCTATCAGAATTTCTCATGTGTTATTCCTTGTTTGGACAGCAACTCAACGAAAGAACTTAGCCCACATATTGCCTCTGTTATGAACATTCTGGAGAGCCATGCCAGCTATTTGATGTCTGGCAAGGAACTTTCAAAGCTTGTTGCTTTTGTCAAAGGGACTCAATTTGATCTTGTGGTGAGATTCTCACCATACATCATTACAACAATCTTATTGATCCAAAGCTACATCTTATCCAAATTTATTGTAACTTCATGCAGGAATATCTTCAGCGAGAAAGGCTGGGATCTGCTCGACTGGAGAATTTTGCATCTGCACTTGAACTAATTGGTCAAAAGGTTTTCATTATGAGATCATGAAGATACTTTTTGCTCAATTTATTTGCAAATTGTGGAGCCTTTTTATGTTGCTTACCCTTGTAGGAACGGCACCTTGATAttgaaatttgttttcttttagtGTCGCTTACCATTGTAGTTAATTTTTGACCAAAAACATTATGAACGGCATCTTGATAATGTATTAATGAAGTGCACACGATAAAAGAATACAAATCTGAGCAAATTGTAGCCGTCTGTTTCATAGATACATAGATGCTTTGAGCACATCACTTAACAGTATTGAAATTATGAAAGCAACTAACCGCTGAATGATCTCAAatagttcatcttcttctttttttggtgCAATCCCTTGGTTGATTTGCAGTTaatatttgtttgtttccatCAACTTTTCTTTAAAAGGAACTTATCACTCGTATGTTGATATTCTGATGACAGCTCCAAATGGACACACTTCAGAGTCGGCTTGATGCTGAGTTCCTTCTTGCTCATATGTGTTCTGTGAAGTTTAAGGAATGGATCGTGGTGCTAGCGACTTTATTGAGGCGTGCAGAGGTAATACAAGATGTTATGCTTTGGCATGGTTAACTATTCTTGTGCACAGATTAAAATGTTTGAATATGTTGTACTTTGTTGATCTTGTGTCTGGCCTTTGCATCTGCACTCGATTTGATAGAGTTCTTTTTTGGCTTTTACCGTGGGCTGAAGAACATTAGCTATGTCTGGTTCTTCACTACTCACACTAGTATTTACTTGCCCCGCAGCTTGGCATCCTTTTCTTTCATAATGTACTTCTATCCTGAGAAAACGCAAGAAAATTTACGTCTCAATGCAttgatacaaaaaaaaataatctaatTTCTAGTGTAGGCTATGCCTTACAAACACACTCCCAGTCCTAACATGACTGAGCAACAGAAGCAGCCTGTGGCAGGACAAACTGCTATGTTGCCGTAGCCCAGGTTCGAGCTTCCGCTCTAATGTCCACCCATGAAGAGTGACTACTGACAAGCCAGGCCTTGCTGCGTAAAAAACGCAGGCATTGCGGTGCTTTAGATCATCCAAGTCATTTCTTCAGGAAAATGGATCCCTGCCTTTTACTAAGATATCATAAAATAATTACAGAGAGTGACCTTATTTTCTTGAGTCCTTGGGTGTGGCGTGCCACACCCAAGGACTCGAGGAAATAATGACAAATAATGACCTGGAAAAGTATTGAATTGAGTTTTGTATAGAACCATTTTAGACCATTTTTCGATCACATGTCACTGTTATCAGTGAAAACTAGCAGTTCATTCATTTATTTTGACGTTTTTAGGTTCGGTGGTCTAGAGGTGAATTATTATTAGTGTTACACAACCAACTATCCGGTTTAGCAAAAGCACTCATCCTTGCCGCTGTCATACTTCCCTCAGGTTTTGGTGGATCTCTTTCGACATGATCTGCGGTTGTGGAATGCATACAGCATTACTCTACAGGTGAGCACAGCATAAAAGGTGCTTGTTTTCTCCGGTTTCTGAACTGTTTAAGCATCTCTAACACGTGTACAAACCACTCTGCAGTCACATGATGTATTCAGGGAGTACCTTGACCTTCTTAGCGCCTTGGAGGACGAGCTTTCGTCTGTCTCCAATCTGACACTGCAGCAGAACGAGCAATCGTCGTGATACCCAAGGATAGCAATTTTGGATGGGCAGCAGTTTAAGCTTGCTGCCGATTTAACACACACAGTTAGAAGGAGAGAAGAAGCGCGCGGAATCATGTGTAAATAGCATTATTTTGGGGGTGTGGGATTTCCCTTAGAGCAACACCTAGAGGCTACGACAGCCTTTCTGTGCAGTGAATGAGTTAAATCACCATATTGTTGTATCATTAGTCGCGACAGAGTGGAGTGTGGTGTGggttcttcttcccctttctgTAAGTACGCGGTGCGGCGTAACAATGTAAAGTATACATATACTGATTATGAGCATCCAGGGAAGTGGATTTTGTTCCTCTGTATCGTGTGCCCGATATGTTGACAAACTTTTTCCTGCTGAAAGATTGATTTGTTTACAGGAGTATCTATCTATCTTGTGGACTGTCCCACTTGAATGTGCTGTTGCTTAATTTCATGGACACCAATCCTGTGTTTCATGATTCTGGCTAGGCATGACGACGCCCTGAAGAGCTCGGTGGTCCGCGTGGGGTTCCTTTGTTACTTGCGGCGACCAACTGACAAAGCAAATGATCTCCAGATGCTTGTGGGCAGATCTGTCTCGCAACTGGGGCTCCTGCAAGTTGTCGCCACATTAAAATTTCCCCGGAATGAGTGAGCCTGGCCATGATGCCGTTTGGGAAGCTCCTTGTCCTCCCGGCGCAAGCAACCGGTGGAGCCCAGCCGTGCGTGTGGTcgccgagagagagagagatagagcgATGGATGGAAGGAATCTGGCTGGGCAGAGTGAGGACAAGATCGAATGGCCGGCCGCGAAAACGG includes:
- the LOC100824603 gene encoding guanine nucleotide exchange factor subunit Rich, giving the protein MYMAYGWPQSIPLDPGDSDGGVVLLRVLGRLLLAVCPASLHLWSASQHKVRLARLDRSPDSLAAHGHNARAVWSPDAKTIAVLTSSFYLHIYKVQLSGKPLIVGGKQLPGLCLASLSLIIVEKVPLGNDISITSNFACDSKSMLLGLSNGHLQVVSWNAEFLDSFKLCCSTCSSEKTTAVVDALVFDPPSSRENSNARPAPCCTEDSAIFHVELSVKLRLLVALYSDCQIALCTVGKKGLKQTSGIRVERWLNTGDAMCTSVASDQQILAVGCSRGVVELYDLAENARHIRTVSLYDWGYSVEDTGPVTCISWTPDNCAFAVGWKFRGLTVWSVSGCRLMCTIRQAGSNSASSPMVKPNAQKFEPLMGGTSHIQWGDYGYKLFAVEESLSERVLAFSFAKCCLNRGLSSTTYTRQILYGEDRILLVQPDDTDELKMLHLNVPVSYSSQNWPVQHVVASDDGMYLAVAGSHGLVLYDLRNKRWRFFGDVTQEQKIQCKGLLWLGKVVIVCNYVESSNTYELLFFPRYHLDHSSLLYRKPLLGRPIVMDVFQDYILVTYSPFDVHIFHVMISGELSPTSSPVLQLSTVRELSIMSPKGPPVSMRLIPEPTDEGELKRDTDGSSDLLSQQPSRCLILRVNGELSVLDMDDGHEQALTNSVELFWVTCSQMEEKGNLIKEVSWLDYGHQGMQVWYPSHGANPFRQEDFLQLDPELEFDREVYPLGLLPNVGVVVGVSQRMSFSTAEFPCFEPSPQAQTILHCLLRHLLQRDKHEEALRLANLSAEKPHFSHCLEWLLFTVFDADISRPSTSKNQISPKSESPKRSLLEKTCDLLRNFSEYMDVVVSVARKTDGRHWADLFSAAGRSTEMFEECFQRRWYRTAACYILVIAKLEGPAVSQYCALRLLQATLDESLYELAGELVRFLLRSGRDFENANADSEKLSPRFMGYFLFRSPYKRQSSDLKSNSTKELSPHIASVMNILESHASYLMSGKELSKLVAFVKGTQFDLVEYLQRERLGSARLENFASALELIGQKLQMDTLQSRLDAEFLLAHMCSVKFKEWIVVLATLLRRAEVLVDLFRHDLRLWNAYSITLQSHDVFREYLDLLSALEDELSSVSNLTLQQNEQSS